The window TGCCTTGCGTTCGACGAAATGGTGGTAAACAATTCTGCCGACGCCATGATCATGAGCCGCCTGTTCACGCAGTTGATCGCCCATGAAGGCGTGACGATTGTCACCACATCCAACCGCGCGCCCTCACAGCTCTATAAAGACGGGTTGAACCGCGAACATTTCCTGCCTTTTATCAAGCTGATCGAGACCGAGCTTGACGTTCTGACACTCAATGGTCCAACGGACTACAGGCTCCAGCGCTTGGGAGGTATGGCCACATGGCACATGCCGCTCGGCGAGCCGGCGACGGAACAGACGCGCGAAGCCTTTTATCGCCTTACCGACTATCCTCCCGAAGATGCCGAGCACGTACCTTCAGCGGAGCTCGATGTCGGCGGCGGCCGTATGCTCCACGTTCCCAAGAGCCTGAAAGGCGTTGGCGTATTCAGCTTCAAGCGCTTGTGCGGAGAGCCTCGCGGTGCGTCTGACTATCTGGCGATCGCGCGAGCCTACCACACCGTCATTCTTGTCGGCATCCCGCAAATGGGCCCGGATCGCAGGAACGAGGCCGCCCGGTTCGTGACGCTGATCGATGCACTTTACGAGCATCACGTAAAGCTCATCACAGCCGCCGATGCTGCACCTGAAGATCTTTACCAGGCAGGCACGGGACGATTTGAATTCGACAGGACGATCAGCCGCCTGAACGAGATGCAGAGCGCCGATTACCTCTCAAAAGGCCACGGCGACGAGTAAAATACTGACAAACGCCCCGAATCGGTCAGACTGCAAATCAACAAAAGACTTGTTTTGCAGGGACCCAAAGCCAACAAAATAGCCACTCAAAGAGCTATATTCGCTTCAGGCGAATGTATTCTCCACGCATAAGTTCCATTATTCACATAATAGAAATACAAAAACGCGCGCTCGGTATAGTACCAGGCGCGCGTTTTATATTCGTATTTACCATACGATCGACTCTCGTTCGTCATAACGAACGATGACGATTAGCGGCCGAGGCCACCCCACATCCAAGTGTACATATCATTTTCCCATGTGAACCGCCGCGTTTCCCCGCGGCTGTGCACATGGATAACAATGAGTTAACGATCTCTCAAGAAAATATTAACCAGTCCGACGCGCGCCTTCCTGGCCGATCTGCGTCTGAAAATCCCGGAATGGGACAGGACGTCCTATGTGGTAGCCCTGCACAAGGTCACAACCCCGTGCGCGAAGCATCTCCAGCACCACTGCCGTTTCCACCCCTTCCGCAACCACAGTGCGGTCAAGCGAGTGCGCCATCTCGATGATCGACTGCACAAGCAGCAGGTCTTCCTTGCTGGTCTCCATTGCGGAAACGAAAACCTTGTCGATCTTGACTTCGCTCGCCGGCAGATAGCGCAAGTAATCAATCGTCGCGTTTCCGGTGCCGAAGTCATCGATAGAGAGTCTCAGCCCCATCTGAACAAGGCGCTGCAACATCTGGAACGTCTTTGACGTGCGATCGAGGCGATCTGTCTCCGTAATTTCAAGAACGAGCCTGTCTGGAGACAGGTCATGCGCCTCCAGTGCCTGACCGATCATGTTCGGCAAACCGGGATTACGCAGCAGCTGCGCCGAGATATTCACGGCTATGGCCATGTCATGGCCCTCTACCTCAAGCGCCTTTGCACACCGCACTGCGTCATCGAGCACGAAGCGCGTTATGCGCTCGATCCGATGGAATTCCTCAGCGATACGAATGAATTTGTCCGGGCCGATCGGGCCGCGCACGGGATGAGTCCAGCGGACAAGCGCCTCTGCACCACATACCCGATTTGAGCGAAGGTCAAACTTCGGCTGATAGGCGACCCAGACCTCACCGTTATCTATCGCGCGATCAAGCGAGGTGAGCAATGAGATCTCCCATTGCGACTCCTGCTTCTCTCCCTGGCTGTGGTAAACCAACTCATCATTGCGCACGGCCTCTTCTGCGGCCTGCATGGCGCCTGCAACCCGGCTCGACAACAGGCGATCAAATTCGGAGTCGATCCCACAGTTGAACGAGAGATCTACATCAAGACCTCCGACACGGATCCCGTTCTGGACAATGCGATGAAGCCCTTCCAGATTTTCCGAAATATCGAAAGCCTGACTGATGGACGACAGCCACATGAACATGCCGCCCTCGTGATATATCTCAGCCTCGCTGTCACTGATCCGGATGCGACGAACGATTTCATCAGCGAGTTGCGCTTCGACTTTCTCCGAGAAGCTGCCAATGATCGCCCCGTAATTGCGAATTTTGAGCGCCACCAGGATGTGCCCCGAGCGAGCGGCTGAATTACGCAGCGCATGAACACTGGGCAGGCCCGAGCCAAGGTTTGTCTCACCAGCAACCTCGACCCGGTCAAGGTTTCGCATCCGGAACACCGCCACACTAGCGCAGGCGAGCGCCGGAAATACAGCAACCTCTATACGGATGAAATCCAATACAAACGGCGCGGCGATTAGAACAACCGTCAACCCGCTGAAGCGATACACATCCAGCACTTGGCCTCGCTTCAGGCCCGTAACCAATATTGCCAGTACGATTAAAAATGGTGGCAGCCATCCGAGATTAACAGGAAGGCCGCGCTCGAGCGTCTCAGCGGCAATAGCGTGGAAATAGCCCCCAGCAACAAACCCCTGCCCAGCAAGAGGATGTAGATCGTTGTAATTTATTGCCCCAGGCGCAATAATTACATCTTTTCCATTCACAACAGAACCAGAAAAAACACCTTTTTCAACATCTATATAGCTCAAAGCCGGAATTGTCTTGTGATCTATAGAGTAATCCGGCCTAAATACATCACCAGTACCACCGTGAACGCCAGCAATTTTTGCTGCCAGCGCAGGAATGTTACCTACCGGGCTATTCGAGGAATAGGGCAAACTCATCCCAAGGTTAAAGGGATGATGGGCAGCCAACAGTGAAACCATTTCTGCGCGATCCCGAAAGGGCTTAGCAGGGAGCATAGCAGCATAATTGCCGCCCGTTCCATCGCTGCTGGGCATCGCACCAAGGTAAACCTTACCGCTATGCCGCTGCAGAGAGTCGATGAAAACTTTGTTGGCTGCAGTCGAGTCATAGTACGAGAGCGCGCGGTCAAAAAATACGCGCCGTGCGCCCGCCTTGAACAAGTTGTCCAGGACCTTGGCATCATCGGCACGAGACACGTCCATCGCATCCAGTTTCTGCAACGTGCGGCTATCCTGAAGCACCATCACGATGTCACCCTTTGACGGATGAAGCCTCAGATAATTACGTGCATTGATCAGGATGTCTTCGACCGGCAGCCCGATTCCAGTCAGGCCGCAAAGAACCCCTGTGAGCGTCGCCCACATAAGAATACGGGTACGGGCATTGCGCCAGAAGCCGCGGATGAATTGGCGTAGTGAAGAAATCACCGGCCACCTCCGCAGGTGCACTCAGCCTCTCGCGCGAACAGCACCGATCCCGCCTTGAAAACGGCAACCGGATTTTGTTCAAAACAGGAATTCCAAACGATCATGTCGGCCCTTGCGATAACGCTAGACAGGCTCGACTTACGGCAA of the Novosphingobium sp. 9 genome contains:
- a CDS encoding EAL domain-containing protein → MISSLRQFIRGFWRNARTRILMWATLTGVLCGLTGIGLPVEDILINARNYLRLHPSKGDIVMVLQDSRTLQKLDAMDVSRADDAKVLDNLFKAGARRVFFDRALSYYDSTAANKVFIDSLQRHSGKVYLGAMPSSDGTGGNYAAMLPAKPFRDRAEMVSLLAAHHPFNLGMSLPYSSNSPVGNIPALAAKIAGVHGGTGDVFRPDYSIDHKTIPALSYIDVEKGVFSGSVVNGKDVIIAPGAINYNDLHPLAGQGFVAGGYFHAIAAETLERGLPVNLGWLPPFLIVLAILVTGLKRGQVLDVYRFSGLTVVLIAAPFVLDFIRIEVAVFPALACASVAVFRMRNLDRVEVAGETNLGSGLPSVHALRNSAARSGHILVALKIRNYGAIIGSFSEKVEAQLADEIVRRIRISDSEAEIYHEGGMFMWLSSISQAFDISENLEGLHRIVQNGIRVGGLDVDLSFNCGIDSEFDRLLSSRVAGAMQAAEEAVRNDELVYHSQGEKQESQWEISLLTSLDRAIDNGEVWVAYQPKFDLRSNRVCGAEALVRWTHPVRGPIGPDKFIRIAEEFHRIERITRFVLDDAVRCAKALEVEGHDMAIAVNISAQLLRNPGLPNMIGQALEAHDLSPDRLVLEITETDRLDRTSKTFQMLQRLVQMGLRLSIDDFGTGNATIDYLRYLPASEVKIDKVFVSAMETSKEDLLLVQSIIEMAHSLDRTVVAEGVETAVVLEMLRARGCDLVQGYHIGRPVPFRDFQTQIGQEGARRTG